In Comamonas sp. lk, the following proteins share a genomic window:
- the mutM gene encoding bifunctional DNA-formamidopyrimidine glycosylase/DNA-(apurinic or apyrimidinic site) lyase, translating to MPELPEVEVTRRSFADRIAGARIVSATMGKPLRWPLGMEADALGGRQVLAVRRRGKYLLLDLSEGLLLVHLGMSGSLRFAGLEEAALGEAGKHDHFDLQTTRGLLRLHDPRRFGAVVYVPSQQDALARKLLDHLGMEPLEASFTFEAFREGLSARRTPIKQLLLSGSVVVGVGNIYASEVLFIAGIAPTMPAREVGPRKLRALHEAIRVVLAQAVEQGGTTLRDFSAANGMEGHFQLQAKVYGRDGLPCTKCGSPIQLLRQGQRSTFYCARCQKA from the coding sequence ATGCCTGAGTTGCCCGAAGTCGAGGTCACACGCCGCTCTTTTGCGGATCGTATCGCGGGCGCGCGCATCGTGTCGGCCACCATGGGCAAGCCTTTGCGCTGGCCGCTGGGCATGGAGGCCGATGCGCTCGGGGGGCGGCAAGTGCTGGCCGTTCGCCGCCGCGGCAAATATCTGCTGCTGGATTTGAGCGAGGGGCTGTTGCTGGTTCATCTGGGCATGTCGGGCAGCTTGCGCTTTGCGGGTCTGGAGGAAGCGGCCCTGGGCGAGGCGGGCAAGCATGATCACTTTGATTTGCAGACCACGCGGGGTTTGCTGCGGCTGCATGATCCGCGCCGCTTTGGCGCCGTGGTCTATGTGCCCAGCCAGCAAGATGCGTTGGCGCGCAAGTTGCTGGACCACCTGGGCATGGAGCCGCTGGAAGCCAGCTTTACCTTCGAGGCTTTTCGCGAGGGGCTGTCCGCCAGACGCACGCCCATCAAGCAGCTGCTGCTCAGCGGCAGCGTGGTGGTGGGGGTGGGCAATATCTATGCGTCCGAGGTGCTGTTCATCGCCGGCATTGCACCCACCATGCCGGCGCGTGAAGTGGGGCCGCGCAAGCTGCGCGCACTGCATGAAGCCATTCGCGTGGTGCTGGCTCAGGCGGTTGAGCAAGGCGGAACCACGCTGCGCGATTTTTCTGCTGCCAACGGCATGGAAGGGCATTTTCAGCTACAGGCCAAGGTTTATGGCCGCGACGGCCTGCCATGTACGAAGTGTGGATCTCCCATTCAGTTACTGCGCCAGGGTCAGCGCAGCACGTTTTACTGCGCGCGTTGCCAGAAAGCCTGA
- a CDS encoding dynamin family protein, producing MESSFNEQFDQYGIWRRGFAQQLNALREWLSGQDLLDFAVQQRLQRLEAQVRSDKLMVAFVAEFSRGKSELINAIFFAHYGRRLMPASAGRTTMCPAELGWESDARPSLRLLPIDTRESMESLAQWRMRTDAWVEYPLDVANAEQIADTLSKVAEVRKASVAQARAWGFWHDEDADDNPLQDAEGWVEVPMWRHALINMPHPLLRQGLVILDTPGLNAVGAEPELTVNLIPQAHAVVFVLGADTGVTKSDLAIWREHVLPAGGEALVESRLVVLNKVDTLWDSLSTGSQVQAQVRRQCEESARMLGVPLERVLPVSAQKGLVAKVGDNAALLQASGLSAFEQLLASGIMGQRQKVLQAAVAANVQQLRTEVERVINIRRGDLDDQGAELRNLRGKNATVIASMRGRIENEQREFDSSAAKIHALRTVQMRMLKDLFQLLSSGTLQKELGELKDALDQRGFKLGARKIYTETFERLHAVSDQAHKQAADVQSMLSATFKELNAEFGFSLQSPPPMLLAEFTDDLRNIESSYTQYLGFGNALKLSSSAFSQRLIKALAMRLRTVFESAANDVDLWSKSVTAPLDAQLRERKRSFSRRLEAIDRIQHAATGLEERIGEIEAAESRLDVLQAQLAKASVSLLSPLDEEHVPAQATVPDISLVA from the coding sequence GTGGAATCTTCATTCAACGAGCAGTTTGACCAATACGGCATCTGGCGCAGAGGTTTTGCCCAGCAGTTGAATGCTCTGCGTGAATGGCTGTCGGGGCAAGACCTGCTGGATTTTGCCGTGCAGCAGCGTCTGCAGCGCCTGGAGGCCCAGGTGCGCAGCGACAAGCTCATGGTCGCCTTTGTAGCCGAGTTCTCGCGCGGCAAGTCCGAGCTCATCAACGCCATCTTCTTCGCCCATTACGGTCGCCGCCTCATGCCCGCCAGCGCAGGTCGCACCACCATGTGCCCGGCGGAGCTGGGCTGGGAGTCGGACGCCAGACCTTCGCTGCGGCTGTTGCCCATCGATACCCGCGAATCCATGGAAAGCCTGGCCCAGTGGCGCATGCGCACCGATGCCTGGGTGGAGTACCCGCTGGATGTGGCCAATGCCGAGCAGATTGCCGACACGCTGTCCAAGGTGGCCGAGGTGCGCAAGGCCTCTGTGGCGCAGGCGCGGGCCTGGGGCTTCTGGCATGACGAAGATGCCGACGACAACCCCTTGCAGGATGCCGAGGGCTGGGTGGAAGTTCCCATGTGGCGCCATGCGCTGATCAACATGCCCCATCCCCTGCTGCGCCAGGGGCTGGTGATTCTGGATACCCCGGGCCTGAATGCCGTGGGTGCCGAGCCCGAGCTGACCGTCAATCTCATCCCCCAGGCCCATGCCGTGGTCTTTGTGCTGGGAGCGGATACGGGTGTCACCAAATCCGATCTGGCCATCTGGCGCGAGCATGTGCTGCCCGCCGGTGGTGAGGCCCTGGTGGAGTCGCGCCTGGTGGTACTCAACAAGGTCGATACCCTGTGGGACAGCCTGAGCACGGGCTCGCAGGTGCAGGCACAGGTGCGCCGTCAGTGCGAGGAATCCGCCCGGATGCTGGGCGTGCCGTTGGAGCGCGTGCTGCCCGTGTCTGCCCAGAAGGGCCTGGTTGCCAAGGTGGGCGACAACGCAGCTTTGCTGCAGGCCAGCGGTCTGTCCGCATTCGAACAACTGCTGGCCAGCGGCATCATGGGCCAGCGCCAGAAGGTGTTGCAGGCAGCCGTGGCGGCGAATGTGCAGCAACTGCGTACCGAGGTGGAGCGCGTCATCAACATCCGTCGCGGCGATCTGGACGATCAGGGGGCCGAGCTGCGCAATTTGCGCGGCAAGAACGCCACAGTGATTGCCAGCATGCGTGGCCGTATCGAAAACGAGCAGCGGGAGTTCGACAGCAGCGCGGCCAAGATTCACGCCTTGCGCACGGTGCAGATGCGCATGCTCAAGGACTTGTTTCAGCTGTTGAGTTCGGGCACGCTGCAAAAGGAGCTGGGCGAGCTCAAGGATGCGCTGGACCAGCGCGGCTTCAAGCTCGGTGCTCGCAAGATCTACACCGAAACCTTTGAGCGCCTGCATGCCGTCTCTGACCAGGCGCACAAGCAGGCGGCCGATGTGCAGTCCATGCTCAGTGCCACTTTCAAGGAGCTGAACGCCGAGTTCGGCTTTTCGCTGCAGAGCCCGCCTCCCATGCTGCTGGCGGAATTCACCGATGATTTGCGCAACATCGAGTCCAGCTACACCCAATACCTGGGCTTTGGCAACGCGCTCAAGCTCAGCAGCAGCGCTTTTTCCCAGCGCCTGATCAAGGCCCTGGCCATGCGCTTGCGCACCGTGTTCGAGTCGGCTGCCAACGATGTGGATTTGTGGAGCAAGTCCGTGACGGCGCCACTGGACGCGCAGCTGCGTGAACGCAAGCGCAGTTTTTCGCGCAGGCTGGAGGCCATAGACCGCATACAGCATGCGGCCACGGGTCTGGAGGAGCGCATAGGTGAGATAGAAGCGGCAGAATCCAGGCTTGATGTTCTGCAAGCGCAACTGGCCAAGGCTTCGGTCAGCTTGCTGTCTCCGCTCGATGAAGAGCATGTACCGGCGCAGGCGACCGTGCCGGACATTTCCCTGGTAGCTTGA